From Nitrospirota bacterium, the proteins below share one genomic window:
- a CDS encoding ADP-ribosylglycohydrolase family protein, whose translation MEPVERFAGALLVLATGDAIGTSLEFSEPGEFIPIEDMVGSGPFLLEPGQWTDDTSMALCLADSLIKRQGFDPLDQMERYFRWYREGYMSSTGYCFDIGNTVRTALKRFEKEHQPYCGSKDPRSAGNGCIMRLAPVPLFYSLRPAEAIEKSGLSSLTTHGAQSCIDACRYLGALLAGALNGVTKDDLLSNRYTLVSMLWDKAPLADEIDRIAAGSFKINEPPVIKSTGYVIDTLEAALWAFYHTDSFREGCLRVVNVGGDADTSGAVYGQLAGAYYGKEGIPESWLNKLAKRDLIEGLAGKLFSMSRL comes from the coding sequence ATGGAGCCTGTTGAGCGTTTTGCCGGTGCATTGCTTGTGCTGGCGACCGGTGATGCTATTGGAACGTCACTGGAATTCAGCGAACCGGGGGAATTTATACCAATTGAGGACATGGTTGGGAGTGGCCCCTTTTTACTTGAACCGGGTCAATGGACGGATGATACTTCAATGGCCTTGTGCCTTGCTGACAGCCTGATTAAACGGCAGGGCTTTGATCCTCTTGATCAGATGGAAAGGTATTTTCGCTGGTATCGGGAAGGTTATATGAGCAGTACAGGATACTGTTTTGATATTGGTAATACTGTGAGGACTGCTCTTAAACGGTTTGAGAAGGAACATCAGCCGTATTGCGGTTCAAAAGACCCTCGTTCTGCCGGTAATGGATGTATCATGAGGCTGGCCCCTGTACCGCTTTTCTACTCTTTGAGGCCGGCGGAGGCTATAGAGAAATCAGGTTTAAGTTCCTTAACAACACATGGAGCACAGTCCTGTATTGATGCATGCAGATACCTTGGGGCCTTGCTGGCCGGTGCATTAAATGGGGTAACTAAAGATGATCTTCTATCAAATCGCTATACCCTTGTTTCTATGCTGTGGGATAAGGCTCCACTCGCAGATGAAATTGACAGGATCGCCGCAGGCTCATTTAAAATCAATGAGCCTCCTGTTATCAAAAGCACGGGCTATGTCATTGATACGCTGGAAGCGGCGCTCTGGGCCTTCTATCATACTGATTCTTTCAGAGAAGGCTGTTTACGTGTGGTAAATGTTGGGGGTGATGCGGATACCTCAGGGGCTGTCTATGGACAGTTGGCCGGTGCTTATTATGGTAAAGAGGGTATCCCTGAATCCTGGCTTAACAAACTTGCAAAAAGGGATTTGATTGAGGGTTTGGCAGGGAAGCTTTTTTCAATGTCCAGATTATAG
- the dcm gene encoding DNA (cytosine-5-)-methyltransferase — protein MVLKLGELFSGPGGLALGAIHSKVETADIIYSIQHEWANDYNSDSCKTYIRNICQDRPYSVICEDVRHINFLHLSPIDIFAYGFPCNDFSIVGEQKGFDGIFGPLYTYGVKILNNFKPRIFVAENVGGITSANEGRAFETILNDLKQAGNGYNITPHLYKAEEYGIPQTRWRLIIVGFDKDLNLFFKIPKPTTQSNPMTAREALENPPIPSGAPNNDFTLQSKIVIERLKNTKPWENAWTADLPAHLRLNVKGAKLSQIYRRLHPDKPSYTITGSGGGGTHGYHYYEPRALTNRERARLQSFPDDFVFEGSKESVRKQIGMAVPPKLSEIIFTSILKTLANIQYPSIISNNFEQLELVG, from the coding sequence ATCGTTTTAAAATTAGGGGAGTTGTTCTCTGGGCCTGGCGGCCTCGCATTAGGGGCAATACACTCTAAAGTTGAAACTGCTGATATTATATATAGTATTCAACATGAATGGGCAAATGATTATAATTCAGATTCTTGTAAAACCTATATAAGGAACATCTGCCAAGACAGACCCTATTCTGTGATCTGCGAGGATGTACGCCATATAAATTTTTTGCATCTTTCACCAATAGATATTTTTGCTTACGGATTTCCATGTAATGATTTTAGTATTGTTGGTGAACAAAAAGGCTTCGATGGCATATTTGGCCCGCTATATACTTATGGTGTTAAAATATTGAACAATTTCAAGCCAAGAATTTTTGTTGCAGAAAATGTTGGCGGAATAACATCAGCAAATGAAGGAAGAGCTTTTGAGACAATTCTTAATGACTTGAAACAAGCTGGCAACGGATATAATATTACACCGCATTTGTATAAAGCAGAAGAATACGGGATTCCTCAAACCAGATGGAGACTTATTATTGTAGGCTTTGATAAGGATCTTAATTTATTTTTTAAAATACCAAAACCCACTACACAATCAAACCCAATGACAGCAAGAGAAGCATTAGAAAACCCTCCAATCCCCAGCGGCGCCCCTAATAATGATTTCACGTTACAGTCAAAAATAGTTATTGAGAGATTAAAGAATACAAAGCCATGGGAAAATGCATGGACTGCAGATTTACCGGCGCATTTACGCCTCAATGTTAAAGGTGCGAAGTTGAGTCAAATTTATCGGCGTTTACATCCAGACAAACCATCATACACCATTACCGGCAGCGGCGGGGGGGGTACTCATGGATATCACTACTACGAACCTCGTGCGCTTACAAATAGAGAGCGTGCAAGACTCCAATCGTTTCCTGATGATTTTGTGTTTGAAGGATCCAAGGAAAGTGTAAGAAAACAAATCGGGATGGCAGTCCCTCCTAAATTATCTGAAATAATATTCACATCTATTTTAAAAACATTAGCAAATATACAATATCCAAGTATTATATCAAACAACTTTGAGCAGTTGGAATTGGTTGGCTAA
- a CDS encoding addiction module protein has protein sequence MTSLLKDIVKKTYQLSAEERAELAHELILSLDDNIDEGYISAWDSEIEKRVREIKSGTAKGRPAEEILAEIRARYS, from the coding sequence ATGACTTCATTGCTTAAAGATATCGTAAAAAAAACGTATCAATTATCTGCTGAGGAACGGGCTGAGTTAGCTCATGAGCTCATTCTGAGTTTGGATGATAATATAGACGAAGGGTATATTAGTGCATGGGACTCAGAGATTGAAAAACGTGTAAGAGAAATTAAAAGCGGCACAGCAAAAGGGAGGCCGGCAGAAGAGATTCTTGCAGAGATACGAGCAAGATATTCATGA